The following coding sequences are from one Thermococcus sp. window:
- the rpsJ gene encoding 30S ribosomal protein S10: protein MQKARIKLASTNIKALNEVTDQIKQIAERTGVRMSGPIPLPTKRIRITTRKSPDGEGSATFDRWELRVHKRLVDIEADERAMRQIMRIRVPEDVTIEIELIS, encoded by the coding sequence ATGCAGAAGGCGAGGATTAAGCTTGCTAGTACCAACATCAAGGCCCTCAACGAAGTCACCGACCAGATTAAACAGATAGCCGAGAGAACCGGTGTCAGGATGAGCGGCCCAATCCCACTCCCGACCAAGAGGATAAGGATAACTACTAGGAAGAGCCCGGACGGAGAGGGTTCAGCCACTTTCGACCGCTGGGAGCTTCGCGTTCACAAGAGGCTCGTTGACATAGAGGCCGACGAGAGGGCCATGCGCCAGATTATGCGCATCCGTGTTCCTGAGGATGTCACCATCGAGATTGAGCTCATCTCTTGA